The genomic stretch GAGGTAGCAAAAGCTTCATTCCTGTATGATGATCTCCAGCTACATCCACAAAATCACAAGGAAAATCAACTAATTTTAAAATCGTTACATCGGCGCAAGCACCTGGAGCAAGCGTTCCTATTTCACCAGCCATACCCATCACAGCCGCCGGTACTGCCGTACACGCTGCCACAATATCTGATAGCTTCATTCCTAATGCCAAATATTTTGACATCAGCCAAGGTAACCCAAATGTCGGTTGTTTAAACATCGTCAACCACGTTAAATCACTGCTAATAATATCCGGCAAAAATCCGTTAGCAATCGCCAACTGAGCAGTTCTAAAGGCAAAGTGATTTTTACCATTAGCTGCATCAAAAACCACACCGCGTTTACGTGCTTCCTTTACCTCAGAAAGAACCTTGCCATCTTCTCCAATAATCGTACTACCTTTGCCATGGAAGACGTGAGTAAAAATATCTCCTTTGCGAAACAACTTAACTAATTCGCTCGTCGTACCCGGAGAATCTGTCGTGTGTACCGCCACTTTACATGATAATCTTTCCGCAATTTCCAAGGCCTTTTTAAACGGTGACAATCCCAGTTCACCCACCACATCCTTACTTTGTCGTACTTTTAGCCCAAGCAATTCCTGGGGATATTTCTTAAAAAGAAATTCCATTTTTTCTTCATCATAATACTTAGGATTCTGAT from Pelorhabdus rhamnosifermentans encodes the following:
- a CDS encoding metallo-dependent hydrolase, translated to MMNNILIRGGRVVDPARDIDAIENVSIQGERIVAAKDGEDHSAQQVIWANECIVVPGLIDFHTHVFYEGTEASIPPDVGMLPNGVTTTVDGGTAGTANYELFHKSIIANSLVRIKSFLSVSPTGQATSKYDENQNPKYYDEEKMEFLFKKYPQELLGLKVRQSKDVVGELGLSPFKKALEIAERLSCKVAVHTTDSPGTTSELVKLFRKGDIFTHVFHGKGSTIIGEDGKVLSEVKEARKRGVVFDAANGKNHFAFRTAQLAIANGFLPDIISSDLTWLTMFKQPTFGLPWLMSKYLALGMKLSDIVAACTAVPAAVMGMAGEIGTLAPGACADVTILKLVDFPCDFVDVAGDHHTGMKLLLPQATIRAGRIVFRQLNF